One Cotesia glomerata isolate CgM1 linkage group LG8, MPM_Cglom_v2.3, whole genome shotgun sequence genomic window carries:
- the LOC123270580 gene encoding zinc finger MIZ domain-containing protein 1, which produces MVAAATATAIATACVVAMQDRQDIPSQFNQGQHGMPHQSYNTGYGQRGGPMGGMGPTINSYNGMSSMVPVQPMNSMNSMNTMNAMNGGMNPMSMNGMNGMNGMSPMSPMNGMGTVNNNMASMNSMMPNAMQINKMNMQQAQAQQTGYPRRLAPYPNPQMHMVQKRQQQVGYANVPPNPMQQQQPGFNTMPNNIQPNQYPPTNYPSTRPPQNFHPQYQPIQGMGNPNGGFPPNPMIRGSNMRQQTPNYNPVVSQSSNQYYGSNSPSGVVGHPSPVVNMGNGMPNHQQPHQQQFIHQQQQQPNPAGYVNTSYPTNGQYTSDVSIRASGAGNMNYQHSPIPGNPTPPLTPASNMAPYISPNSADIKPNFNELKSTVMPQKDEELRLTFPVRDGIILPPFRLQHNLAVSNHVFHLKSTVHQTLMWRSDLELQLKCFHHEDRLMNTNWPASVQVSVNATPLVIDRGENKSSHKPLYLKDVCQAARNTIQITVSACCCSHLFVLQLVHRPSVRSVLHGLLRKRLLTADHCVAKIKRNFNNTMSNNGMQSEKDVVEQTALKVSLKCPITFKRITLPARGHDCKHIQCFDLESYLQLNCERGAWRCPVCTKPAPLEGLEVDQYMWSILNTTSSTTVDLEEVTIDAAAKWKPSKPNNMVTIKTEEDLDCKRMIKAMSPGSMNMPTMMNYEMNQAMSPYIPPDMNSIVSGSMMNNTPPTYVNNNINHRNSSGGSYDINSGTPNSNNDYSNGAGPLTHLNDSVNSLDQLNAMEKSLTDQMPHTPHTPHTPHTPHTPGGGNSGPPSVPPASQESTGNLNTSGNSTTNINDSTDIPSDLNFDPAAVIDGEGTGQEALNLLPDNVVDPMELLSYLDPPDLNTPPSSGASSGNPSSSDDILALFE; this is translated from the exons ATGGTGGCAGCTGCCACAGCTACGGCCATCGCCACTGCCTGCGTGGTGGCCATGCAGGACCGCCAGGACATACCTTCCCAATTCAATCAA ggCCAGCATGGAATGCCTCATCAATCGTACAATACCGGGTACGGCCAACGCGGAGGACCGATGGGAGGAATGGGACCTACGATAAACAGCTACAACGGAATGAGCTCGATGGTACCTGTTCAACCAATGAATTCTATGAATTCGATGAATACTATGAACGCGATGAATGGAGGTATGAACCCGATGTCAATGAACGGGATGAATGGGATGAACGGAATGAGTCCAATGAGCCCGATGAACGGCATGGGGACCGTCAACAACAACATGGCGAGCATGAACTCGATGATGCCCAATGCCATGCAGATCAATAAAATGAACATGCAGCAAGCCCAAGCTCAGCAAACGGGATACCCTCGAAGATTAGCACCCTACCCCAACCCCCAAATGCACATGGTCCAGAAGAGACAGCAGCAAGTTGGATACGCAAATGTCCCTCCAAATCCTATGCAGCAACAGCAGCCAGGATTCAACACGATGCCAAACAACATCCAGCCGAATCAATACCCCCCAACAAACTATCCGTCAACCCGACCGCCACAAAACTTCCATCCGCAGTATCAGCCAATCCAGGGCATGGGAAATCCCAACGGAGGATTCCCACCCAACCCTATGATACGCGGGTCCAATATGAGACAGCAAACGCCCAACTACAACCCGGTAGTATCCCAATCAAGCAATCAGTATTACGGTAGTAACTCGCCAAGTGGAGTTGTAGGTCACCCGTCTCCTGTGGTGAACATGGGCAATGGAATGCCCAACCATCAACAGCCCCATCAGCAGCAGTTCATTCaccagcaacagcaacaaccGAATCCCGCCGGCTACGTCAACACCTCCTATCCCACGAACGGCCAGTACACGTCTGACGTATCGATAAGAGCGTCTGGTGCCGGGAACATGAACTACCAGCACAGTCCCATTCCTGGTAACCCCACTCCCCCCTTAACCCCAGCATCAAACATGGCGCCCTACATAAGCCCGAATTCCGCCGACATTAAGCCGAACTTCAACGAGCTCAAGTCGACGGTCATGCCCCAAAAAGACGAAGAACTGAGACTAACATTCCCCGTGAGGGACGGCATCATCCTGCCACCTTTCCGTCTCCAGCACAACCTAGCGGTCAGTAACCACGTGTTTCATCTAAAATCGACGGTGCATCAGACCCTGATGTGGCGATCGGATCTCGAACTGCAGCTGAAATGCTTCCACCACGAAGACCGACTGATGAACACCAATTGGCCGGCTAGTGTTCAAGTGTCGGTTAACGCAACGCCATTGGTTATCGACCGGGGGGAAAACAAGAGCTCGCACAAACCTCTTTACCTCAAAGATGTCTGCCAGGCGGCTAGGAATACTATTCAGATAACCGTGTCAGCTTGTTGTTGT TCGCATCTGTTTGTCCTGCAATTAGTTCATCGGCCAAGCGTAAGAAGCGTGCTGCACGGTTTGCTGCGCAAGCGACTACTGACCGCGGATCACTGTGTGGCTAAAATCAAACGGAACTTCAATAATACCATGTCGAATAACGGGATGCAGTCCGAGAAAGATGTGGTTGAACAAACTGCTCTTAAG gtATCGTTAAAATGCCCGATAACGTTCAAGCGAATTACGTTACCGGCGCGAGGGCATGACTGCAAGCATATACAATGTTTCGACCTCGAATCGTATTTACAACTTAATTGTGAACGTGGTGCTTGGAGATGTCCTGTTTGCAC GAAACCAGCGCCACTAGAAGGCTTGGAAGTAGACCAGTATATGTGGAGTATTCTAAACACAACGTCAAGTACCACAGTAGACTTAGAAGAAGTGACGATAGACGCAGCCGCTAAATGGAAGCCTTCGAAGCCAAACAACATGGTGACGATAAAAACCGAGGAGGACTTGGACTGTAAGCGGATGATCAAGGCGATGTCACCGGGTAGCATGAACATGCCGACGATGATGAATTACGAGATGAATCAGGCGATGAGTCCGTACATCCCTCCCGACATGAACAGCATCGTTAGCGGCTCCATGATGAATAACACGCCACCTACTTACGTCAACAATAACATCAACCACAGGAACTCATCTGGCGGGTCTTATGACATCAACTCTGGTACGCCTAACAGCAACAACGACTACTCCAATGGTGCTGGTCCGTTGACTCATCTTAATGATTCCGTTAATTCGCTAGATCAGCTCAATGCCATGGAGAAATCTTTGACCGATCAG atgCCGCATACACCTCATACGCCCCACACACCGCACACTCCTCACACGCCAGGTGGTGGTAACAGTGGGCCACCCAGTGTACCCCCAGCTTCACAAGAATCAACGGGTAACCTTAACACGTCGGGTAACAGCACGACGAATATCAATGACAGCACGGATATACCCTCGGATTTGAATTTCGACCCCGCAGCTGTCATTGATGGTGAGGGAACTGGTCAAGAAGCATTGAAT TTGTTGCCAGATAATGTAGTAGACCCAATGGAATTACTATCGTATCTGGATCCACCGGATCTCAATACACCGCCGAGCAGCGGTGCAAGCAGTGGAAATCCATCCTCGAGCGACGACATTCTTGCCCTCTTTGAGTAA
- the LOC123270393 gene encoding cysteine-rich protein 1-like isoform X1 produces MGIYYFLTRQIIASTPQILMGIVIQINNYEIANGSTFTWQHCYRRILMTPSKAERKTSMGKDWHLSCFRCEKCNKTLEAGKYFEHGGKPYCEKPCYSALFGPEGFRYGSIDCYKH; encoded by the exons ATGGGTATCTATTATTTTCTCACGCGTCAAATAATTGCGAGTACACCCCAGATACTCATGGGTATTgtcattcaaataaataattacgaaATTGCTAATGGATCTACATTTACCTGGCAGCATTGTTACCGTCGTATCCTCATGACACCGAGTAAAG cgGAGCGGAAAACTTCCATGGGAAAAGACTGGCACTTATCATGCTTCCGGTGCGAAAAATGCAACAAGACCCTTGAAGCCGGAAAATATTTTGAGCATGGAGGAAAACCCTACTGCGAAAAACCGTGTTACTCAGCTCTTTTTGGTCCTGAAG GATTTAGATATGGAAGCATCGATTGTTATAAGCACTAG